The segment TTTGTAGAAAATGGTGAACCTAAGGATGTGAGAAGGGATACTCTTATCCTCCTCTATTTAATGCACGGCTATGTATGAAAATTAATGGAGGTCAGAATATGCAAACTGTACGTGAAGTCATGACAACGAATGTTGATTTTTGCACACCGCTTGATAATGTCTTTGAGGTCGCAACAAAAATGAAAGACCTGGATGTTGGAGCAATTCCGATTGTTGAAAACAATGAGCTACTTGGTATGATCACGGATAGAGACCTTGTTGTAAGAGGGATTGCTGAAAAGCATCCCGGTTCAAATCCTGTAACCAATATCATGAGTGATCACTTAATTACCATCGGACCTGATGCTTCTATCGAAGAAGCCGCTCATAAGATGGCTGAGCATCAGATAAGAAGATTGCCCGTAGTCGAGAATGGCGCACTTATCGGAATTGTTTCACTGGGTGATTTAGCAATCCGTGACTATTCTGATGATCAGGCAGGAGAAG is part of the Sutcliffiella sp. FSL R7-0096 genome and harbors:
- a CDS encoding CBS domain-containing protein codes for the protein MQTVREVMTTNVDFCTPLDNVFEVATKMKDLDVGAIPIVENNELLGMITDRDLVVRGIAEKHPGSNPVTNIMSDHLITIGPDASIEEAAHKMAEHQIRRLPVVENGALIGIVSLGDLAIRDYSDDQAGEALSEISEQ